The genomic region GTATCGTCGCGCCCTGCAGATCGATCCCGACCATCGCGTCGCCCGCCAGAATCTCGAACACGCTCGAACGCTACTGCCCTCCTGGGTCCCACATCCGCAGCCGGCCGGTGTTCTCGACACCTTCTTCTTCTGGCATCGCGCCCTGTCGCCCGGGGAACGCACCGGCTTCGCCGCGTGGGCGTTCGGCGCCGCCTGCCTGCTCTTCGCCGGAGCGGTCTTCTGGCGCCGTCCCTGGCTGCGCAACCTGGGCTGGATCCCGGCACTTTTCTGGCTAGCCGTCATCGTTTCACTGGCCTTCGACCGCTTCTCGTCCCGGCCCGACGAGGCCGTGGTCACCACACCGGAAGTGGTGGCTCGCGCGGCGGATTCGATCAATGCACCCACGCGTTTTTCACGCCCTCTACCGGCCGGGGTCGAGGTGCAGGTACTGGAACGCCGACAGGGCTGGACCCGGGTCGGTCTGGCCGATGGGCGCGATGCCTGGCTGGCGGCCTCCGCCATCTCGAGGGTCAAACGGGACTGAGCCGACCGGCTTGTTACAATCCGATTCGATGGGTGGACGCGTTTACGCAGAAAAGGCCGGGCACGTGGGGACGATCGTCTTCGATCATCCCGAGCGGCGAAACGCCATCTCGGCGCAGATGTGGCAGGAGATTCCGGCTGCGGTGGCTTCGGTTGCCGACGATTCCGAGGTGCGGGCCGTCGTCCTGCGCGGAGCCGGCGATGTCTCCTTCGTTTCGGGTGCCGATATCTCGGAGTTCGAACAACGCCGTGCGGGCGGAGACGGAGCCGCCGACTACGACCGCGTGAGCGGACTCGCCTTCGCCGCGCTTCTCGGGATCGAGAAGCCAGTGATCGGATTGATTCACGGCTTCTGCGTGGGCGGGGGCATGGCAATCGCCTTGTCGGCGGATCTGCGTTACGTGGCAGACGATGCGCGTTTCGCGATTCCTGCGGGTCGCCTCGGACTGGGGTATTCGAGCGCGTTGCTGGAGCCTCTGACGCTACTCGTCGGTTCCTCGGCCGCGAAGGAGATCCTGTTCACAGCCCGCCAGTACGATGCCAGCGAGGCTCTGCACATGGGACTGGTCAACGCGGTGAAGCCCAAAGCCGAACTCGAAGACTTCGTTGCCGAGACCGCCGGTCGGATTGCTGCGAACGCGCCGCTCACGCTGCGCGGGGTCAAGATCGCAGCCCGCGAACTCGCCCACGAGAAGGCCGAAAGAGATATGGGGGCGATCGCGGCTGCCGTGCGCGCCTGTTATGACAGTGATGATTACCGCGAAGGTGTGCGCGCTTTTCTCGAGAAGCGTCGGCCGGCCTTCGAGGGACACTGACAGGGGCATTGGGAATGAGAGTCAGCCTGATTGGCAACGATCTCGATGGGCTGCGCAAGCTGCTCTCCCGTTTCGACCTGGAAGAAGTCAGCCAGGACCCCGAAGTCGTGATTTCGCACGGAGGCGACGGCACCCTGGTAGGTGCTGAGCGCCTTCTGCCCGGAGTTCCCAAGGTTCCGATCCGCAACTCGGAGGTGTGTCGCAAGTGCAAGCGGCACGAAACGCGCACGATCCTGAAGCGCCTCTCGGCTGGCGAGCTGGTGGAGTCCCGGCACGCCAAGGTAGAAGGCGAAATCGCCGGTCGACGAAAACTCGCGATGAACGAGGTCGGGTTGCACATGGATAATCCGGCTTCGGCCGTGCGTTTCCTTCTGTCGGTCAACGGGCAGGCCTATGTGGACGACGAGATCATCGGAGACGGTCTGGTGGTCGCAACGCCCTTTGGTTCCACGGCGTACTTTCGTTCGATTACCCGCGGAACCTTCCGCCACGGTCTGGGCCTGGCAATCATGAACTCGGTCAACCCCGTCGAGTGGGCGGTTCTCGATCCGCGCGACACCATCGAGGTCGAGATCACGCGAGGCCCAGCAGTCATCCTGTCGGACAACGATCCCGAGAAGTGGCCGCTACAGACCGGGGATGTGGCGGAGTTCCGGCTCTCGAGCAAGGCCGCCCTGGTCCTGGGACTCGACGCGCTGCGCTGTCCTGATTGCCTGCTGATTCGCGCCGAGTAAGGAAAGAAGCAGAAAACCGGACGACTGCAGTGCGATCAGCGACCACTGCAGCGCGATCAGCGACCACTGCAGCGCGATCAGCGACGACTGGGCGCGCCCGCGGGCGGCTGCTCGCGCAACCGGGCCGCGTTTCGGGACAGCTTCGCGAAGGCCTCTGCGATGTCGCCGACATCCGACTCATCGCCCAGGAAGAGTTCATGCGGAAGCCAGATCGACTCCTCGTAGGCGGCGTGTCTCGCGCGCGGGAAGCTCAATCCCGAGAAGTCGATGCCCGCTCGCGTCAGTGGATTGGTTCGCGTGTCCGCAGCCAACAACGGGTCTTCATTCAGTGGCGCGTAGAACTGACCCGAGCACGGCACGCCCTCCGCGCGCAACGCATGGATCAGATGATCTCGGGGAACGCCGGAAAACGCATCCGCCTGGTAGCGCACGATGAACTGATAGGCCGTGCGCTGCGTGATCCGTTCATCGCGAAACAAGGGTTCCAGACCTGTGATTTCCGCAAGGGCTGTTTCCAGCTGCTCGACGCCTCTCTGCCTTCGTCGATGCTGATTCGGTAGACGCACAAGTTGACAACGAAGAGCGGCCGCCTGCCATTCGGTCATGCGCAAGTTGTAGCCGAGCATCTGCTCGGGAAACCCGTCGTATCCGACT from bacterium harbors:
- a CDS encoding enoyl-CoA hydratase (Catalyzes the reversible hydration of unsaturated fatty acyl-CoA to beta-hydroxyacyl-CoA), with product MGGRVYAEKAGHVGTIVFDHPERRNAISAQMWQEIPAAVASVADDSEVRAVVLRGAGDVSFVSGADISEFEQRRAGGDGAADYDRVSGLAFAALLGIEKPVIGLIHGFCVGGGMAIALSADLRYVADDARFAIPAGRLGLGYSSALLEPLTLLVGSSAAKEILFTARQYDASEALHMGLVNAVKPKAELEDFVAETAGRIAANAPLTLRGVKIAARELAHEKAERDMGAIAAAVRACYDSDDYREGVRAFLEKRRPAFEGH